One Fontisphaera persica DNA window includes the following coding sequences:
- a CDS encoding class I SAM-dependent methyltransferase — protein MHGEHAAQRFLQHAARCLHDGSLIRLRLSSPRHPAAGPESLKAVLARPVQLKAGLRLSLTRQYPTRDEVKNYEPAEGLRQLEALLPQFQSGYLSSTRGDWQWQPSDVGGRLIAHPPRLTQAPPPQHDLGKQTWLDASAHDWLHGLGITTAQGQVAARQADKHRQVARFVEIMAHLAQAAGWGPPAAPAPLTLADMGCGKGYLTFGIWHLFRRRWQWPVQVIGVEQRPELVQQTNQLARQIGAEGLAFRAGAIADTPLSRLDALIALHACDTATDEALLKGIQASARLLVVAPCCHKQIRPQLRKPAPLAPILRHGLMAGRLAEWLTDGLRALYLEWAGYQTRLVEFVPSEHTPRNLMLCGVRRHPPFRRTALREQILALKSFFGIQRHALDPLLNHQPL, from the coding sequence ATGCACGGCGAACATGCGGCGCAACGTTTCCTGCAACACGCAGCGCGCTGTCTCCACGACGGCTCGCTCATCCGCCTGCGGCTGTCGTCCCCCCGACACCCTGCCGCAGGGCCGGAGTCCTTGAAGGCCGTCCTTGCCCGCCCCGTGCAACTCAAGGCGGGCTTGCGCCTTTCCCTCACCCGTCAATATCCCACCCGCGATGAAGTGAAAAATTACGAGCCGGCGGAAGGCCTGCGCCAGTTGGAGGCGTTGCTGCCCCAATTTCAATCCGGTTATCTATCCTCCACCCGCGGCGACTGGCAATGGCAGCCCAGTGACGTCGGCGGACGCCTCATTGCCCATCCGCCGCGCCTCACCCAAGCCCCCCCGCCTCAGCACGATTTGGGCAAACAAACCTGGCTGGACGCCTCCGCCCACGACTGGCTGCACGGCCTGGGCATCACCACCGCGCAAGGTCAGGTGGCTGCCCGCCAGGCCGACAAACACCGCCAGGTAGCGCGTTTTGTGGAAATCATGGCCCACCTCGCCCAGGCCGCAGGTTGGGGTCCGCCAGCAGCGCCCGCGCCCCTGACACTCGCCGACATGGGCTGCGGCAAAGGCTACCTCACTTTCGGCATCTGGCATTTGTTCCGCCGCCGCTGGCAATGGCCCGTCCAAGTCATCGGCGTCGAACAACGCCCCGAACTGGTCCAGCAAACCAATCAACTGGCCCGCCAAATCGGCGCCGAAGGCTTGGCCTTCCGGGCTGGCGCCATTGCGGACACACCGTTGTCCCGGCTGGACGCCCTCATAGCGCTGCATGCCTGTGACACCGCCACCGATGAGGCGCTCCTGAAAGGCATCCAAGCCAGCGCCCGCCTGCTGGTGGTGGCTCCCTGCTGCCACAAACAAATACGCCCGCAACTCCGCAAACCCGCCCCGCTGGCCCCCATCTTGCGCCACGGCCTCATGGCCGGACGCCTGGCCGAATGGCTCACCGACGGCCTGCGCGCCCTCTATTTGGAATGGGCAGGCTATCAAACCCGCCTGGTGGAATTTGTCCCCTCCGAACACACCCCCCGCAACCTCATGCTTTGCGGCGTGCGACGCCATCCCCCCTTCCGCCGCACCGCCCTGCGCGAACAAATCCTGGCTCTCAAGTCCTTCTTCGGCATCCAGCGCCATGCCTTGGACCCCTTGCTCAATCACCAGCCCCTGTGA
- a CDS encoding glycosyltransferase produces the protein MNAAAALPHLPPAEKWVAVTAYFPPIVGGSSTVAANLISTFRPETVRVISERPATLGGRHSAEPPPGVAVTRFGLPAALHRLPFAKYWIRWGRYALVPAVRRAVLDAVEAGAQRIVAWYPSWPFLLAAAQAARLARLPCFTYHMDAPVPWEQAPWPDRYFLRRRQRPLLQAAAGRLVISEALADDFQQRFQLSSTVIRHGLDLRLYPPAEPSPAAANGPLRLVHTGVVENLQYESLRRIIDAVAQCPELQAQVILSTPNRREDLAACGLAQPHVEIVALPTPEVRALQRSASVLLAVLPFFGQIKALDLTAFPTKLVEYMAAGVPILVHAPPESFLARHVRQYQYAWLVDRPDPAVLLAALKALRADATLRRQLAQRARQTAEQLYALPRVAQAFARACALSEAALQPEFRA, from the coding sequence ATGAACGCCGCCGCCGCGCTTCCGCATCTACCCCCTGCTGAAAAATGGGTCGCTGTCACCGCTTATTTCCCGCCCATTGTGGGTGGCTCCTCCACGGTGGCGGCCAATTTAATTTCCACCTTTCGCCCGGAAACCGTGCGCGTCATCAGTGAGCGCCCGGCCACCTTGGGCGGACGTCACAGCGCCGAGCCGCCGCCAGGCGTGGCCGTCACCCGCTTTGGGCTGCCCGCCGCCTTGCATCGCCTCCCCTTCGCCAAATACTGGATTCGCTGGGGCCGCTATGCCCTCGTGCCCGCCGTCCGCAGAGCCGTGCTGGATGCCGTGGAGGCGGGCGCCCAGCGCATCGTGGCCTGGTATCCAAGCTGGCCCTTCTTGCTGGCCGCCGCTCAGGCCGCCCGCCTGGCGCGCCTGCCCTGCTTCACCTATCACATGGACGCCCCGGTCCCGTGGGAGCAGGCCCCCTGGCCCGACCGTTACTTCCTCCGGCGGCGGCAAAGGCCACTCTTACAAGCGGCCGCCGGACGCCTGGTCATTTCCGAGGCTCTGGCCGACGATTTCCAGCAGCGTTTCCAATTATCCTCCACGGTTATCCGTCACGGTCTTGACTTGCGGCTTTATCCCCCAGCCGAGCCGTCACCGGCCGCTGCCAACGGTCCCTTGCGCCTGGTACACACCGGCGTGGTGGAAAATCTCCAATACGAAAGCCTCCGCCGCATCATTGACGCCGTGGCCCAGTGCCCCGAATTGCAGGCGCAGGTCATCTTGAGCACCCCCAACCGCCGCGAAGACCTGGCCGCCTGCGGCCTGGCCCAGCCCCATGTGGAAATCGTGGCCCTGCCCACGCCGGAAGTGCGCGCACTCCAGCGCAGCGCCTCCGTCCTGCTCGCCGTGCTGCCGTTCTTCGGCCAAATCAAGGCTCTGGACTTGACCGCCTTCCCCACCAAACTGGTCGAGTACATGGCCGCCGGCGTCCCCATTCTCGTGCATGCCCCGCCCGAGAGCTTCCTGGCCCGGCATGTGCGGCAGTATCAATATGCCTGGCTGGTGGACCGCCCCGACCCCGCCGTCCTCCTTGCCGCCCTCAAGGCCCTGCGCGCCGACGCCACCCTCCGCCGCCAACTCGCCCAGCGCGCCCGCCAAACCGCCGAGCAGCTTTACGCCCTGCCACGCGTCGCCCAGGCGTTTGCGCGGGCCTGTGCTCTCTCCGAAGCCGCGCTGCAACCCGAATTCCGCGCTTGA
- a CDS encoding class I SAM-dependent methyltransferase, producing the protein MKWSSFTPANLREKSRQLHRRWLARRYALPVVELADLAPPDTAIAPPILEHICMPPHYYRHDHDDFTPLMKLARARQPKVIVELGTAHGNTTANLCRNCPAARIYTVNAPVEEMTGAITTFGLSREEIGCVYRQHGYAAQVNQIYANTLHLDLAPHLAGQKVDLGIVDACHDTDYVLNDFHKLRPHLAAQGLILLHDTHPSMDDHLLGSYVACLKLRQQGFDVRWLRHTWWAVWQPQWPVPAAPA; encoded by the coding sequence ATGAAGTGGTCCAGTTTCACCCCCGCCAACCTCCGCGAAAAATCCCGCCAGCTTCACCGCCGCTGGCTGGCCCGGCGGTATGCCCTGCCGGTGGTGGAGCTGGCGGACTTGGCGCCGCCGGACACCGCAATTGCCCCGCCCATCCTGGAACACATTTGCATGCCGCCACATTATTACCGGCATGACCACGACGATTTCACCCCCCTGATGAAACTGGCCCGCGCCCGCCAGCCCAAAGTCATTGTCGAGCTGGGCACCGCGCACGGCAATACCACCGCCAACCTCTGCCGCAACTGCCCCGCCGCACGCATCTACACCGTCAACGCTCCCGTCGAGGAAATGACCGGCGCCATCACCACCTTCGGGCTGAGCCGCGAGGAAATTGGCTGCGTCTATCGCCAGCACGGTTATGCCGCGCAAGTCAACCAGATTTACGCCAACACCCTGCATCTGGACCTCGCGCCCCATCTGGCCGGACAAAAAGTGGATTTGGGCATCGTGGACGCCTGCCACGACACCGACTACGTACTCAACGATTTCCACAAACTGCGCCCCCATCTGGCCGCGCAAGGCCTCATCCTCCTGCACGACACCCACCCCAGCATGGATGACCACCTGCTGGGCAGTTATGTCGCCTGTCTCAAATTGCGCCAGCAAGGCTTCGATGTCCGCTGGCTCCGCCATACCTGGTGGGCCGTCTGGCAACCCCAGTGGCCCGTGCCCGCTGCCCCCGCATGA